In Lates calcarifer isolate ASB-BC8 linkage group LG21, TLL_Latcal_v3, whole genome shotgun sequence, a single window of DNA contains:
- the capns1b gene encoding calpain small subunit 1b, whose amino-acid sequence MFLAKNLIGGIIKVVSNIDPSDFMPSDPPPPRRPLHFAEAHENDEEKQFRRVFQQLAGDDMEVSPNELMNILNKVVSKHGGLSTDGFSIESCRSMVAVMDSDSTGKLGFHEFKYLWNNIKRWQGIYLSHDADRSGVISADELPRAFKAAGFPLNDQLYKLIIRRYSDEHGNMDFDNFIGCLVRLDAMCRAFKTLDKDNSGTIDLDIKEWLQLTMYS is encoded by the exons ATGTTTCTGGCGAAGAATTTAATCGGTGGCATCATCAAAGTTGTGAg CAACATCGACCCCAGCGACTTTATGCCCTCAGACCCT CCTCCTCCTCGCAGACCTCTACACTTCGCCGAGGCTCATGAGAACGATGAGGAGAAACAGTTTCGGAGAGTTTTCCAGCAGCTGGCCGGAGAC gacATGGAGGTGAGCCCCAACGAGCTGATGAACATCCTCAACAAAGTCGTTTCCAAAC ACGGAGGCCTGAGTACTGACGGCTTCAGCATCGAGTCCTGCAGGAGCATGGTCGCTGTCATGGAC AGTGACAGCACAGGGAAACTGGGATTCCATGAGTTCAAATACCTGTGGAACAACATCAAGAGATGGCAG GGCATTTATTTATCCCACGACGCCGACCGTTCAGGTGTGATCAGCGCTGACGAGCTGCCGAGAGCCTTCAAGGCTGCAG gtttccCTCTGAATGATCAGCTGTACAAGCTGATTATCCGTCGCTATAGCGACGAGCACGGCAACATGGACTTTGACAATTTCATCGGCTGCCTGGTTCGACTGGACGCCATGTGCA gaGCCTTCAAGACCCTGGATAAGGACAACAGTGGCACCATCGACCTGGACATCAAGGAG tgGCTTCAGCTGACGATGTATTCATGA
- the zgc:101731 gene encoding SNARE_SNAP25N and SNARE_SNAP23C domain-containing protein isoform X2: protein MKTSNMASDPPILTEQQELQRRANQVTDESLESTRRMMQLVEESKDAGIRALVMLDEQGEQLERIEEGMDSINRDMREAEKNLTDMAQCCGLCAWPIRKLKAFEESGAYKAVWGGASGQDGVVSNQPPSSRVVDEREQMIMSGGYIRRVTNDAREDEMEENLAHVSSIIGNLRDMAWDMGNEIDTHNEQIEDIWGKAGLNMSRIDAANQKANNLIKR, encoded by the exons atgaagacgTCAAACATGGCGTCAGACCCGCCCATCttgacagagcagcaggagctgcagaggagagccAATCAGGTCACAGATGAG tccCTGGAAAGCACACGGCGGATGATGCAGCTGGTTGaggag AGTAAAGACGCGGGGATCAGAGCTTTGGTTATGCTGGATGAACAAGGAG AGCAGTTGGAGCGTATTGAGGAGGGCATGGACTCCATCAACAGGGAcatgagagaggcagagaagaatCTGACAGACATGGCCCAGTGCTGTGGTCTGTGTGCCTGGCCGATCAGGAA actcAAGGCCTTTGAGGAGAGCGGGGCGTACAAGGCAGTGTGGGGAGGAGCCTCTGGTCAGGACGGCGTCGTGTCCAATCAGCCGCCGTCGTCTCGAGTCGTCGATGAGAGGGAGCAGATGATAATGAGCGGGGGATACATTCGGAG GGTGACGAACGACGCCCGCGAGGACGAGATGGAGGAGAACCTGGCTCACGTCAGCAGCATCATTGGAAATCTGAGGGACATGGCTTGGGACATGGGCAACGAGATCGACACGCACAACGAACAGATCGAAGACATATGGGGAAAG gctgGTCTCAACATGTCCCGCATCGATGCTGCCAACCAGAAAGCTAACAATCTCATTAAACGATAG
- the zgc:162698 gene encoding LOW QUALITY PROTEIN: transmembrane protein 87A-like (The sequence of the model RefSeq protein was modified relative to this genomic sequence to represent the inferred CDS: deleted 1 base in 1 codon), which yields MSQHGFDIMHHSTPDNVSRNPEEQLVVSCRGGLAAAAGFFFLLALMASSTGPGRAGPGLLSSLLLLLVLAWLSGPVGAVSERGKWILDIDNKTLKENNLFNFTKTLFSNSSIHLKLVAETCNSSAPFRLNISWYLRNSHCYDEISKMNARYYFRSTEVQPGGGSGYYVFHQYPEINCQTHVSPDQFGLDTFDAKARLKEQPVTATEKTSGRRRREVAPPKPKEGASAETGKAAKDAGLDVVAESWEDGPYMFILNIREIKDPANPPTPWSLHLQVSMEGPHGYISASEWPLMVFYMVMCIVYVLLAVLWLALSACYWRDLLRIQFWIGGVIFLGMLEKAVYYAEFQSIRYDGLPVDGAVVFAEVLSAVKRTLARVLVIIASLGYGIVKPRLGALLHRVVGVGLLYLIFSIIEGILRVNADRGNNNSSRLLCDIVLAFIDSCIVWWIFVSLAQTMKLLRLRRNVVKLSLYRHFTNTLIFAVIASVIFIIWTTKTFRMSKCLSDWRELWIDDAFWRFLFSIILLVIMFLWRPSANNQRYAFSPLVDEESEEEEKEPMMNEAFEGMKMRGVKSDSNGTAKPNKVDEDLKWVEENIPSSMADVALPPLLDSDEEIMTTKFEMSKME from the exons ATGAGTCAACACGGGTTCGATATAATG CATCACTCAACTCCCGACAACGTCAGCCGGAACCCGGAAGAGCAGCTTGTTGTGAGTTGTCGCGGTGgcttggctgctgctgctggtttcttcttcctcttggcTCTAATGGCGAGCTCCACGGGTCCGGGTCGGGCCGGTCCGGGACTCTTGTCCTCGTTGCTGCTCCTGCTGGTGCTGGCCTGGCTGAGCGGGCCGGTCGGCGCAGTGTCCGAACGGGGGAAATGGATCCTCGACATCGACAAT aaaacGTTGAAGGAGAACAACCTCTTCAACTTCACTAAAACTCTGTTCAGTAACAGCTCTATCCATCTCAAAT TGGTGGCAGAGACCTGTAACTCCTCAGCTCCG TTCCGTCTGAACATCTCCTGGTATCTGAGGAACTCGCACTGCTACGATGAGATCAGCAAAATGAAC GCCAGATATTACTTCAGGTCGACGGAGGTCCAACCAGGCGGAGGAAGTGGATACTATGTGTTCCACCAGTATCCTGAGATCAACTGCCAAACACACGTGAGCCCCGAC caGTTCGGCCTGGATACCTTTGACGCGAAGGCACGACTGAAAGAACAGCCTGTC acagcCACAGAGAAGACTTCAGGccggaggaggagagaggtggcGCCTCCAAAGCCGAAG GAAGGTGCctcagcagaaacaggaaaagcTGCT AAGGATGCTGGTCTGGATGTGGTGGCAGAGAGCTGGGAGGACGGACCCTACATGTTCATCCTGAACATCCGAGAGATCAAAGACCCCGCTAACCCCCCCACGCCCTGGAGCCTACACC TGCAGGTCAGCATGGAGGGTCCTCACGGCTACATCTCAGCCTCTGAGTGGCCTCTGATGGTg TTCTACATGGTGATGTGCATCGTGTACGTGCTGCTGGCGGTGCTGTGGTTGGCTCTGTCAGCCTGTTACTGGAGGGATCTGCTCAGGATCCAGTTCTGGATTGGAGGAGTCATCTTCCTGGGCATGTTGGAGAAAGCCGTTTACTACGCCGAGTTCCAGAGCATCAGATACGACGGCCTGCCAG TCGACGGGGCGGTGGTGTTCGCTGAGGTGCTCTCCGCGGTGAAGAGGACTCTGGCCAGGGTGTTGGTGATCATCGCCAGTCTGGGATACGGCATCGTCAA GCCCAGACTTGGTGCCTTGCTCCACAGAGTCGTCGGCGTCGGTCTGCTCTACCTGATCTTCTCCATCATCGAGGGAATCCTACGGGTCAACGCT gATCgaggcaacaacaacagcagtagACTTTTGTGTGACATTGTTCTGGCCTTCATTGACTCCTGTATTGTCTGGTGGAT CTTTGTGAGTCTGGCTCAGACCATGAAGCTGCTGAGGTTGAGGAGGAACGTGGTGAAGCTCTCTCTCTACAGACACTTCACCAACACGCTCATCTTCGCCGTTATAG cgTCGGTCATCTTCATCATTTGGACGACCAAGACCTTCAGGATGTCCAAATGTCTGTCT gactGGAGGGAGCTGTGGATCGACGACGCCTTCTGGCGCTTCTTGTTTTCCATCATCCTATTGGTCATCATGTTCCTATGGCGACCGTCGGCCAATAACCAGAG GTATGCCTTCAGTCCTCTGGTGGACgaagagagtgaggaagaggagaaggagccCATGATGAACGAGGCCTTCG AGGGGATGAAGATGAGGGGCGTGAAAAGTGATTCAAACGGCACGGCCAAGCCCAACAAAGTG gaCGAGGATCTGAAATGGGTGGAAGAGAACATCCCGTCATCTATGGCAGACGT CGCCCTGCCCCCCCTGCTGGACTCTGATGAG GAAATCATGACAACCAAGTTTGAGATGTCCAAGATGGAGTGA
- the zgc:101731 gene encoding SNARE_SNAP25N and SNARE_SNAP23C domain-containing protein isoform X1: protein MKTSNMASDPPILTEQQELQRRANQVTDESLESTRRMMQLVEESKDAGIRALVMLDEQGEQLERIEEGLDQINSDMKEAEKNLTDLGKCCGLCSCEKLKAFEESGAYKAVWGGASGQDGVVSNQPPSSRVVDEREQMIMSGGYIRRVTNDAREDEMEENLAHVSSIIGNLRDMAWDMGNEIDTHNEQIEDIWGKAGLNMSRIDAANQKANNLIKR, encoded by the exons atgaagacgTCAAACATGGCGTCAGACCCGCCCATCttgacagagcagcaggagctgcagaggagagccAATCAGGTCACAGATGAG tccCTGGAAAGCACACGGCGGATGATGCAGCTGGTTGaggag AGTAAAGACGCGGGGATCAGAGCTTTGGTTATGCTGGATGAACAAGGAG AGCAGTTGGAGCGAATAGAGGAAGGCTTGGATCAGATCAACTCTGATATGAAGGAGGCCGAGAAAAACCTGACTGACCTGGGCAAGTGCTGTGGCCTCTGCTCCTGTGAGAA actcAAGGCCTTTGAGGAGAGCGGGGCGTACAAGGCAGTGTGGGGAGGAGCCTCTGGTCAGGACGGCGTCGTGTCCAATCAGCCGCCGTCGTCTCGAGTCGTCGATGAGAGGGAGCAGATGATAATGAGCGGGGGATACATTCGGAG GGTGACGAACGACGCCCGCGAGGACGAGATGGAGGAGAACCTGGCTCACGTCAGCAGCATCATTGGAAATCTGAGGGACATGGCTTGGGACATGGGCAACGAGATCGACACGCACAACGAACAGATCGAAGACATATGGGGAAAG gctgGTCTCAACATGTCCCGCATCGATGCTGCCAACCAGAAAGCTAACAATCTCATTAAACGATAG